A single window of Cydia fagiglandana chromosome 25, ilCydFagi1.1, whole genome shotgun sequence DNA harbors:
- the LOC134676871 gene encoding transcription factor Adf-1-like, which translates to MGSFTDAEEEKLIKMVISHDILYNASHTNYKSNLIKDNVWKQIGKELNRNGGDCKKKWKCIRDTYHRYKKKIRATGAVPKQTKDRRHILLSFLDSFPPQPRSGGGSYGGGTQELLEEENHWQEAEIQNSTELSNDSDAQMLMPDIIIKEEYNEPGVHMFGISESNGDATFKKKTLKRTNSDDPLQERDKEPSTLFKNNRKKGDDIDLFCRHLEEVLRNLPPIEKAKAKLEMNNILSKYEILVATKFERLSHSSVLNFSTDLETSATSLHDMQNNDQTD; encoded by the exons ATGGGTTCGTTTACAGACGCCGAGGaagagaaattaataaaaatggttatatctcatgatatattatataatgcgtctcatacaaattataaaagtaatttaattaaGGACAATGTGTGGAAGCAGATTGGAAAGGAGTTGAACAGAAATG GTGGAGATTGTAAAAAGAAATGGAAATGCATAAGAGACACATATCACAgatataaaaagaaaataagaGCTACCGGTGCCGTTCCAAAACAAACGAAAGATCGGAGgcatattttattatcatttcTGGACAGCTTTCCCCCCCAACCAAGATCAGGGGGAGGAAGTTATGGCGGAGGTACCCAAGAATTATTGGAAGAAGAAAATCACTGGCAAGAGGCAGAAATACAGAATTCTACAGAACTAAGTAATGATTCCGATGCACAAATGTTAATGCCagatataataataaaagaaGAATACAACGAACCGGGTGTACATATGTTTGGTATTTCAGAAAGTAATGGGGATGCTACGTTTAAGAAAAAAACACTTAAACGGACAAACAGCGATGACCCCTTGCAAGAAAGAGACAAAGAGCCGAGTACCTTATTTAAGAACAATAGAAAGAAAGGAGATGACATAGACTTGTTTTGTCGGCATCTTGAAGAAGTATTACGGAATCTACCGCCAATAGAGAAGGCAAAGGCAAAACTGGAGATGAATAATATCCTGTCAAAATATGAGATTTTGGTGGCAACTAAGTTTGAAAGACTAAGTCATTCGTCAGTGTTAAATTTTTCAACGGATCTAGAGACATCTGCAACCAGCTTACATGATATGCAAAACAATGATCAAACTGACTAA